One Epinephelus moara isolate mb chromosome 20, YSFRI_EMoa_1.0, whole genome shotgun sequence genomic window carries:
- the phlda2 gene encoding pleckstrin homology-like domain family A member 2 yields MKMSAAEISQILKEGELEKRSDNLLQFWKRKTCVLTTDSLNIYADTQKRSKGKELKLQSIKKVDCVERTGKFVYFTIVTTDNKEIDFRCSGEENCWNAVITMALIDYQNRKAIQDFKTRQDNESASPGQQERRMARAP; encoded by the coding sequence ATGAAAATGTCAGCGGCGGAGATCAGCCAGATTCTCAAGGAGGGAGAGCTGGAGAAGAGGAGCGACAACCTGCTCCAGTTCTGGAAGAGGAAGACGTGCGTCCTGACCACGGACAGCCTCAACATTTACGCCGACACGCAGAAGCGCTCCAAGGGCAAGGAGCTCAAGCTGCAGTCCATCAAGAAGGTGGACTGCGTGGAGCGCACCGGCAAGTTCGTCTATTTCACCATCGTCACCACAGACAATAAGGAGATCGATTTCCGGTGTTCTGGAGAGGAGAACTGCTGGAACGCAGTGATCACCATGGCCCTGATCGATTACCAGAACAGAAAGGCCATCCAGGACTTTAAAACGCGGCAGGACAATGAGAGCGCGTCTCCCGGACAGCAGGAGAGGCGCATGGCGAGGGCGCCCTGA